The Notolabrus celidotus isolate fNotCel1 chromosome 16, fNotCel1.pri, whole genome shotgun sequence genomic sequence cagacagacaggagcaCTGAAGTTGACCCACATCGTCCACCAGCTTTTCTTtacacagaatcacaaacaaTAGGCCAATGAAAAACATACACGTATCACTAGCACACCAACAGTATTGACCTGTAATTATATCACATCTTTTCCAAAGTAAACCGAAGCTGAGTCAGAAGAAAAAGAATTAATCCATCACAGCAATTTACATGTCAAACAAGTGAGGCTCTTAAAAACAGAGCACATCCAGTCAAATGTACATCAACCTTGATCATCACGCTAATCCTGTACAGTATTTACACATGTGCAAAGGAATTTAATACAACAAATCAAGGGGTGAAATCTCTGTAAAAACCCACACCTAGCATTCGTTTGGCAAACATCTCAAAACTCACAGCAAGCCATCTACCTTTCCTCCGCTCTCTTTTCCCGAGGGTCGAAGGAGGAAATCTGGCCGGAAATGACTCTACCCATCATGCTCTGCTCTGATTGGAGCGCTCAGGATGTGGGTGACCTTCTTTGAGTCCAAACTTTGATGCTCGTAAACTACGAATACCACATTCTTGAAGCAGAGCAACATTGCCCAAAGCAGCGTAGATGTcctgcagcacaaacaggccGTTTATAATACTGATTGAAAGTATTGATATTCATACCACAGAGAGGTGGTGCATCATGAGCACAACTTAGGCCAATTATGTGTTAGGGTATAATATCAGCGAGGCCACTCTAGTGTCAAAAAGGACGAGGGGAGTTTGAGAAATAAGGCAGATCTCAATCGCATCATAACAGGCTGTTAAAAGACTAACAGTGGGAGTTATAGGCTAGCTAGCAGATTGATATTAGCAACGATTCAGAGGGAAATTTACTTCTGGCTACAGTTTGAGGCAGGTTTGGTTTTACAGGTTCCcgtaaaactgcacaaattatGTATGTATGACCTGAAAGGCAGAGGGGTCCTTAACACATGATCCTCCGCCAAGTGCTGCAACAACTTAATAGGCTTAGAATTAGCCTGTCGGAGGCATGAAGAAAGGGATTACTGTAAGATCCAGAGCCAAAGGAAACGAGCAGCAGTGACACAGTGAGAGGAGATGAAGTTAAACACAACAGCATTatgtttccaaaaaaaaaaggaaaagcagaGATCCTCTGGCTCATGGAGGATTGTGTCGTGTGCTGGTGTCTACTCTCGCTTCTTCCCTGAAGGTGAGAGGCACTGCATGCATAAGTAGACCGTCGGCTGACATTGTGTTCCCATGGTAAACAAATAGCGACGCAGTTATCACACTGAATCCAGCCTCGCAGAGCAGCAGGTAGTTATCaggaataaataaagacaaggaAATAAAAGTGCTTTCAGGGAGTTTCACTGAATCCTTCCGCCTCTCTtcattcaaggtttttttttttttttttaagtggactCGGATATGAATATTCATGTCACCGCTCACCCTTCAGATAATTGAATCTAGGTTTAGTCAAAGTGAGGATTATTCTCACCAGTGGATGCGTCTGCAGTGTGTGGAGGAGTCACTTCACCCAGTCCTCTCAATGTAGACCAAAGAAAGCTTGACTGTAGTGTGTTGTGTCTGGTTTAAAGGATAATTCTGGTTTATTAAAACTTGAGTATTACAAAGCTTTGGATTGCTCTACAGATTCATTGTTGAGTACTTCAGTTTGGTCCTGTTTGTTGAGCTTTGATTCTttgtttaacacattttattttcagtacGTTAACAGTGTACTAAAAATCTAAACCTAAATTAGATGGTTGATGGATGAGAGCCTATTAGCTGAATTACTGAATACAGGGGTGAAAGTGCAAGCAGTTAATCAGAATAATCCAGATTATTGGAGCAGTGTAAAGGAAAGAATACGCGACTGGTTGTGTAAAGTTCAATCCATTAATCGTGAACACTGAAATTAGTTTATTAAATcagttttgatatttttgttttaaggcaTCAGATATTGGTTTACTCAAGAGGCTGAAAACGAATATTTTAAGTGACATCAGTCACGATCTGCGTTATTAAAGAGGAATTTAAAACAGTAATGTAGGGATGTTACGAAAACCATCAACTCACTGTACAGTACAGCTCACCATACGATTAATTCACTAATGTTTCTGGAGGTAAATAACCTGGTTGTTGTTCACTCGTTGGAGAATAGGTTGCATCAAAATACCGCCGtctgtgatgcttttatttgcctttttttttttttctgccgcACATAAGGGTAACTTTTTTTCCTGTTATGAtaagaaatgtgcttttattttgaagggatgCAAGGTCAATTTAAAGGTTGATGAATTGATGTATCAGCGCTCCAGAAGAGGACATGGCTCTTATCGTCTGTAAATCCCTCTTTTCTCCATCTGTTACCATTGGTGACAccaaggctgttttcaaaaccgcctgctacatactacccacGAATGCAGTCTGTAGTACGTGCTACAGactgcatttgaaggtagtatgtagtgtgactgttctgttggatctgttctgttcggaagtaaacaacggccaagctgatagataaactgcttctttagcatcacttatgatttaaaaagttaagaagtggtttttATGGAATTGaatgattttcacagcacctaaaaactgagttaccCTGTCATatatagaaaaacaaacaatagcgctgtgcattatgggaaggagtacgtgagggagactagggagaattttcctgaatcagttcAACATCCAgatagttttggcatactgcaaaTTTTGCTCTTGCTCACTTGcaacatactgaattttggccaaatcagtacgtactgctagtatagtagaaGGTTTCGAAAAACAGCCATAGCCTTAATAAGAGTTGTAGAGTAAGAGAGAGCTTACTACTTCATTAAAGCAGATGAAAAGATGATGTTTCATAGAAAAATACTACAGTGGGCAGTTTGACGAGCTGCACGGGTATCGACTGTGTGGAAAGCACTGGCGGTCCAACCTTGAGGTCAGAATGTCTGGCTGCATGTGTAAGACATGAAACATTATAAAAAGGAGAAGTCAAATGgaaacagcgccctctgctgttaaATTAATGTATCAATATTAATTTTTAATCTTGTCCTTCatgtgtattgttttttaacCATCTCACAAAGTACTGTTAGATCTTTGACAAAATTATAAACTTTTTAAATACACAACTTTAAACACCACAAATGAACTAATCTGTGGCAGGACTGTCTTCTTAATAACTTTTTGAACGTTCAAACGAAGGAaaaatttgtttaaaaaaggtgggttttttttggtcAAGGGGAAAAGCATGGAAGCCCAATTCTGCCACCAAAATTAGAAAAGACAGACTTAGCCGTGCTTACTCCCCAAATGTTAATATATCAGATAATGACTCAATTCATAATTGTTATAGCTTATAGTTTCAAgttttatctcataattatgacttactTTCTCATAATTCAAgcatttaatctcattatttctcatatttgtttttttcatgtttcctcACTATGTGctaattttgtctttttcattatgacctttaaccttttaaTTTGGACTTAATTCATCATAAATAGGActtattttcaaaacaaattaactttttatctcagaattatgacttaatGTCTCATAATAGTGACCTCATGTCAGTTTTTCTCATTAATGTGCTTTATTTGTAttcctattttatttatttctgcaaCTTTGAGTACCATGAAAGGCGTTATACaaatcctatcaattattaatattattctcATTCTTAATTATCTCTGCAAAGTACACAcatactttatatatttttttaaatggggaAAATTGGCTtacataaaaatatgtttcttcCATATCTGCAAACACTTCATAACTACTATACTTTATTATGCCTGTTTGAACTCAACCAACTATTATTTTTTCACCttaactttttatttgccaAGTTCAGCAGATATTTCGAAAAACCCACAACTTTAAGAAGCAAAAATGCGTGGCATATGTAGCAACAAGATAACCAGCTACTTCAAACAGTTTATAATACTTTGTGAGTACAATGTTATTTTAAAGGCATCCAAATATTAAAGTAGACGAATGTTTCATGACATAAACCAGAACTATCCTCTAACTCTCCTCCCCTGTGTGAACAGCATCAGGTGTTTTAGTCTCTAAGGCTCTTTACATTAAGGTGACACGTCTGGGTCATTACATTCTGTTGTACTGGTTATAGGTTCGTCTGAGACCAATCAGCTTATCTCCAGGTTTTAAagagcagacagaaaaacagaaagcacGCAAACATGCTGGGAGGACACCAACAGATAAAACGACTCCACCCAAACAACCAACGAAGCAGCTTTCAGAAAGAACACAAAGTTATCTTCAAGCACCAAAGTTTGGAGATTTAGAGCACAAGTGACCTCGACAGAGAACAGTTTGTCTACAAACACCAGCCGTGCTGTATGTTTTTACTACCTGAGCATTTTGGCCGTGTTTGCATTAAAACAGCATCGAATCAGTGCTGGTGGTCGTGTACCAGAGTAACGTTTGAACGTCAGGTTGAGTCAAAGCCACTAAAGCCTCAAAACATTCACTCTTTGGAGGTGATTGTGTTCTAATATGGGTCCTTTGGATAAATAGAAGCTGTAATGATCACAGGATAATGTCTCATATTGCATTTAGTTACAACAATTAGCACCAAGTCCACAGTGGTGTTTGTAGACAAACTGTTTGACTTTCACTTCTAATTGAATCCAGGACTTTTGGGGGTCATTTTGCTCTCTCACCACGCACGAGTGATCCTGTAAGGAGGAAGTGGAAGCTGTGATGTGATTAGCCTGAGACTAAAGCTGCAgtttggagcagcagcagcggtgaGTGTCACACCTCTCCACCTTCAGTATAAAGACACAGCTTGTAGAGGACTGAATGTGCTTGAACAGTGGATGAAGTTGCAAGGGGAATTCTGGTATTCTTGCACCTGGGCTCTTTAAGTCTACATACTTAAGGGTCTGGAGGCGAAGAGGTGCTAACAGTTTGGAGATCACTCTTTTAGATTGCTCCAGCCTGAAGCAACAAAACAGACTGAGACGGCTGCAACTTTCAGGATGCAGACGGACCCGATTGATTTTGTTACCGACAAGCTTGAATTGTGATTTGAAAGCTTCTAAAAACATAACATGAAGACCAAACTTAATTGTTGTAACAGTGTGAACCTTTTTTCTAAATTGTGACAGCTGTTACATCGCTCTCTTTGCTGCCACCAGACTCTGGGTCTGACTCCCTAAGacatatatttatttctgtaagttagacagtgtgcaggagtttgcaTATTTCAATCCTTGCTCCCCTCCTGCGCACACGTCCTGTAAAGTAGAAGTGTAAATCTTTTCTACTTTATAAAAAATGATCTTTCCAAAAACTGTTGCAACCCTTCTTTTATGTTTTCAGATATTACAGTCACAATCTGTCAGATTGGCCCCAAACTGTTACTCTGCAGACATTACCGAGTTTCACAGTTGGATTGAAGCAATCTAAGGGAGCTATTCCAAAACTGTGTGCCTCTAATAGTCCTGTAGACCCCCCGTTGGATGCAAAATCAGACCAAGGTTGAAGGGAACAGAATTCCCCTTCAGGACTAATACAAACAATGACTATTCTAACTATTGTTCCCTAGTTAAAAACCACAATCCCCATTATGTGACCCTCTAGATTAACAGTATGATGAGATGTGTACATGTGCTTGATCAGCTCAGTCTGTGGCGCCGTATGTTCATTCATCACGTGTCCCagtccagctctctgcaggcGATACGGACCAGTCTGAGCTCCAGTTCGAAGGCATCGGGCCGCTCCTGAGGGTTGGCCGACAGCATCTCCCTGATCAGCTGCTTCATGTGGCTGTTCATGCTCTTTTTCCTGGCGGGAATCAGCAGCTCCATCTTTGGGTTCTCTAACAGGGCCTCCCCTAAGGGTACAATCTCTGTGCCCTGCTGCACGTAGCTCCCCAGCAGCTCCTTCTGAGTCTCCACGTCCACGAAGGTGATGCGCTCCACCATGGCCCAGATAATCACCCCCAGGGCAAAGATATCCGCCTTCGCCGTGTAGTGTCCCTCCCAGACCTCCGGGGCCATGTAGAAGTCTGTTCCACAGGCCGTGGACAGGAAGCACTTGTTGACGCTTGCGGGCTCCTCTGGGTTGAGCCCTGAGGTGGAGCACACCTTACTCAAGCCGAAGTCAGCCACTTTGAGGGTGGGTTCACAGGAGCCGGTCGGCGTGCAGGCCTGGGAGATGAGGATGTTGTCCGGTTTGAGGTCTCGGTGTATGATCTGGTTGCGGTGCAGGAAGGCCAGGGCGCTGCCCAGCTGCAGCATGAAGCTGGTGTTGGTTTTACGGCTGGGCTTTCGAGACAGCAGGTAGGCGTTCATGTCACCCCCGTCACAGAAGTCAGTGACGAACCACAGGTAGTAGGCACAGCAGGGGTCAAATGTGATCTCACCCTTCAGAGACGTCTCCACCAGCTGCGGTAGAaacaagagaggggagaaaaaaaaaagagtcaacaGGATACAAAAGACGGTGGAGTCGAAATCTGAGGGCGTAACTGATATTTTTCAACTTTCCTTAACCACACACAGTAAAAAAGAATCTGACCTTGAACCATACTCTGGGACTCAGAGTGGGAATGAGCATCCTGTGAGAACACAGTGTGCTCGGGCTCAGAGCAGTAAGTCTGCTCTTTTACAGTCAAATGCACAATATGTGCTGTTTATGCTCTGACTGAGGTTAACTCTCAACAGCCTGAGtactgagagagaaagaagaagtagTCGACCCTCCCTAAATTGAGTTTTCTGTCAAAGTAAAGTTAGAATGAAGTGTTTAACAACATTATATTACAAGTGAAGCAGCTCTGCAGTCAATGGCTCCTCATAAAATTAGGATTTTTAAAAGGCAAGTGTCAGATAATCTGCCAACTGCATAAAAAGagagttttaaaatgttggaaATCTATGCAAGCTTCATTTCTGtcatcaaaataaatcacagagTGGTTGGATCCTGTTCGATAGAAGAGAGATCGATGAACAATCACAGCCGACATCAACTCTTTGTATAAGGACTACATTGGAACTTGGTGCTTATTACTGCAGTAGTTTGTTATTGACGTGCACTTTTTGAATCAGACAAAGAAACCAGGGACATTAAGTTGAAAGACAACGTGAGAAATGTGATAAACTCATTGTAATCTGTGACTCTGGGATCTgcctcacggccaaattccaccagatccgtgtccggtccaccacggcactggatctgataggtttctattctagtcaatgtgttaacttccactggatccactccgttgcgtgccgggtgcgtctctgatccggcaggtcagaacgcaatggatcagatacacaagacttctttctttgccggatgccggagcacgacgcatcaaactcaacagagcagatggagcgggacaggaagtcaggcaccaaaacaaaatgaaaacatccggctaattttcagaataagacactctgtgttatcaccagatcgtatttcacttaactacaacaacaaaccgtcatgatgagcggagccaggcctggagtcaacaggtcagaggttttcagaggaccagaaagacaacatggatgaggagaggaagaggagaatccttgattcagggattaccgcGAGAAAACCGCggccacatgactccagctgtccggaggttcTGCTCCGTGTTGCGTtccgaaaatgcaaccggtgggtgttgacggacgagagagcaaggAGCAGGGTCACAGCAAATTAGAGATGGACCggatacggatctggtggaagtcccgtgttacaGCGACGACTGCCCCCCACCTGGTGCCCTTATGTCTGTAAAAAGTGCCCTCCTGGCCACCCCTGTAGTAGATATAGCATTATAAAATGCCCTCTCTAGTACCCTTTCAGTAGAAAACATTCTATAAAATGCTCTTGTAGCTCTTCCAGtgatattatcatcattatctaATGTTCATTTCTTTGAGTGTAGAGCTCATCAGTTAGCATGATTtgatctcctctctgtgtctgctcaGCAGTGCTGTCCAGCTCCCTCTGAGGGGGCAGTAATCAGGCCTAAAGAAGAATTCAGCTCTATTCTCCAGTTTCAGCAGCAAAGACAAAGGATAAATGATTCCCTTTATTGCAAAAGAAAATGACTTCCACAGCCAAAAGGAAGACACGGAATGTTCTGAGTGACATCTGTAttaatgaaaattaaaacagaggGAGCATCGACTCAAACTCTTCATATTAATGATCCGATCTCAGGCCTGGCCTGCTTCATATTTATTGATATGGTGGGAAAAAAAGCTCTGCAGTGTGAGGCGAAGAAATGTCACTCACAACTTAACAAGCAAGGTTGCTCCGGCTTTGTATTCATCACGTCGTCTCCCTTCTTCCTCTGTGGgccattttttaaatcagagcGGAGTGAGAGGCCTCTCATCTTTAATATCTGCTGCAGGAAGAGAGTTCATTTAATCTCTCCTTTTGACAGCAGACCACAAACCTGCGAGGTTCATCCATCTCATGTTGAATTAAGATTAATCTCTGATGCAGCTCTGGAGTTTGATAGATGGTGTTTGGCATTCAATATAAAAAAGCAACAGGTTATGAAGGAGCGACGATAAAAGATTCATTTTCTCGAGCTTGgagctaaaatattaaaccattaatagtttaaaactgttttaaaactgAATAAGTGTGGAGAGCTACAAGAAAACTCAGGTTTGTTACCATGAACACATGTTGAATACAATATCAagaatgttaaaggtgacatatcacgcttttttcatcaatatatattggtctgagaggtccccaaaacatgtctttaaagtttatgctcaaaaaaacactttaaaattcagattttggcatgcctgaagaaccctcttcttcagtcctcctcagaacactcagttttctctctgaccacgccccctcaggaagtggttgtggcctcggctctccagcacgttgatctaatgtttacatgttggctgaatatacacagctgctcacagacccgcgttacttcaaccctctgaatctgatccagaatctgatcctgacagagaggcgcctgcagcaggaccttttctgaaggattggtcacagattctgtgtttcttgttgttttatttgtcagtatgtcgacgtgtgtcttggtacagagcTACAGCTGCGACATGTAGCtaatgtggctatgctaactagcgctagctcTTATCCATgattaataaaaatcatccactagatcttcaaatctgcagacgtgtggagtaaaaccgacctttgtgtttattaagacagcctacaactagcatgcctccctcctaagctccttgttagcacacgtttgtgcagggaatgaaaaacagaggaagggttcagtattattttatacagtctatgggctgaacaagctccaagctctgactctgtgacagactggatattgttgttacgtaacaaaaacacggaagtctgaaacggctggtttcacacacatttacagaaaggtgtagaaatcaaaacagggacagaatggatttttttcattctcgggggtttgtagacatgccagggaaacatatttcaggtagagaaccattaaaaagttgattttgcatgatatgtcacctttaaagagacaACCCTAGTCTGTGCACACCTGAGTAGGGGTCGACAGATATCGTATTTTTCCAGGGCCGATACTAAAACTGATAATTAATAATTCATTAGACTCAGAACCGATATTTTTAACTGATGTTGGAAttattgttttaacaacatttatttatcttctctatttatttatttacatatttcttgtatttatctgatcattttaactttaactgactATTTATTTTGCCTTGTACTCTTCTTTAGtttattaatttcactgtgTTAATCTTATTTTGAACCATTCTATTTATGATTGTCTTTTATAATTtgaccatttctgttgttttctgtctgttcttctgtgaagcactttgggctgcatgtctgtgtgtatgaaaggtgaaatctaaataaagttgagttgagttgaagaTGTGCATTTAGATTACAAATTAAATCTGTGAAAATTAAGAATTTGGAAAACTCCAAACTCCAACACGTGACTTTGTTTCAATGCCTTTATCAAACTGAAACTTTCAGTATCATATCCAggagttaaaaatgagttaAAGTCCCAGTACAGTAGATAAAGttgaaaagccccaaaaattTAACTTCAAAAAATTTtaacagctgatacagacgATTGGCCAAATGCCAGATATCAGCCCGGATAATccagatatatatatagatgCAGTTTTTGTAAGAGaaacatcaataaatcaatctttatttgtatagggtcaaatcacaacaaacattatctcaagacacttttacaaacagagcaggtctaggccgtactccatgttaaattattaacaaagggAGCACTGGTGGCCTgatggtctaagcgccccacacagaggctatagtcctcatcacagaggttgCCGGGTCGATTCCCACcagcaaccatttgctgcatgtcttccccaactcgctgctccccacatttcctgtctctcttcagctgtcctatcaataaaggaaaaaacgcccaaaaatataactaaaaaaaaaatatgtatatatatatattaacaaagacccaacatcaagacaggataatacccagtcccatcttacagacaggactcagtctgatctcatcttaatccaccatgagcagagcactttgcagcatttagcaagttacagtggcaaggacaaacttcctttaacaggcagaaacctccagcaggaggagttagacacacatctgccttgactgaattgaagagggaaagagggatagaggagaataagagagagagagagcgagcgatGGTGATCATGCATAAGTCTTAGCCTTCATACAATCAGGAAGGATCAGTTGTAAAATAGTTCTAGTTGTCACAAATGAAATATTAGGTCCAGAGACCATAACCCTTTTGgcaccaggctgcaaacatgttgatTCTGCTGCAAAAATTGACCTTTTGTCTCTAAAAGAGAATGTtcggcttttggagccagcctcaagtggacacttgagaagcctaaaattttgaatttctgcactggcttcattttaaCACCAGGGGTTGCCACTTGGCAGTCAGCTGAAGCCAAAGCAGAAGTGTATGCATTGTTCAATTTTAGGTCCTGGGTCAAAAGACGAGGACTGTCATTTGAAGCGGGTTACATCCAACACGAAAGCTACTGGTGTAAACGCTCTACAGGACACACTTATGGCCTGAATATGTTTTGTAGGCAAACCCTGGTAGAAGCCCCGCTGTAAACAAACGCCTGCAAACTGTTTGACATACCGGCAGCCAAAGAATCCACTGCCCAAAAAGAATGGATGCAAATTATCCCACAGTTGGTGCGGTCAGATAATTCTGCCCCATTATCATGTGTTCTTCTGAAAGCACGTACTGGAACATTACAGCGCAATAAAAAAAGAGCTGGAATAAAAGGATTCTGGGAAAGTGTCCAATGCTAGCGCTGCAGAAAACTGAATGAACGGTGTGACAATAGCCCAGCGTGCTGCTGAGAGACTATAATCAGGCACCGGCAGAGCGCCTGTGTGCCCGCCATCAGACAGCAGGGAGGTACTGCGACATGACAGGCTGCAGACAGGTTGActggggaggggagaggaggagaggcccCCTACCTCAACCTGACAACACGTTCATGCGACTGGGAGGACAGACCCAGCCAGAAACATCCAGCTCCTCTGCTAATGCTTAacagcagcacacagacagagataaCCAGGCTTCAGCTGCTTATTTTTGTTCCACATGCTTACATTGTGCTGATATTCTGCTCCTACATCACTGGAATCTTAAAACACTACAGAGTGCACATAAACAACACGCATGCCGCCGACTACTCTCTCTGCAAGAGTGGAAAACTCCCAGACTTTCATATTTAGCCTTGAAGGTTTAGGTCGTCAAACAGGGGATATGATACCAGTAATCGGTAGCAGATGGGGAAAAAATTTCCTCTGTGCTCTTAGAATTTATGAAGACACCCTCATACACTTCATAAATCAAAACCTCCTTCTAGTAATGCGTTGCATGCCTTTTGTGGGATAGAAACATGTGGCCATAACACAAGTGTTTCCAACACGTGCTAAGAAGTAGAGCTACATTCCTCTCCTGCGACATCTGCCACCAGCTCTGTGACTCTGGACACAAACGTTTGGCCTGAAATCTTGCAGGCACACATCAAGTCACATTAAGATGTTCTGCTCTTGAGGGGAGATTGAAGTTAATCCCGGCCACATGGATTGTTTGTTTTGAACCAAAATGACTGCAAAAATGCTCAGAAGGATGCTTTTGTGAAGAATATTTGATacaattttacttttttagTTGTCAGCACCAGATTTAGTTCGGTCAGTTCAACAAATTatccatatttttttaagtgtaggCCTGAATTATCGGTCATAACTGCGAGTAGACACGGCTGTAGTTCAAGTTAACAGCTAATGCCATAATGCCAtgaagctctactacctggatgtaaacaagcacagaagacAGATAGCATCTTGTAGCATGTggttgtgtctggttaaactgacataacCACTaaagagcaatgaggaaccaacACAGGTATTTGGCCCAtgtgcacgtccagccattagcgatgaaaatgggccgtttgtactaatggtgaaaaaaaaatttgattagCGGTCTACacgagccaggttaacgccccaacaaagcatggCGGTAAA encodes the following:
- the pdik1l gene encoding serine/threonine-protein kinase pdik1l, with translation MVSSQPKYELIQEVGRGSYGVVYEAVVKRTGARVAVKKIRCHSPENVELALREFWALSSIQSQHPNVIHLEECILQRDQLAQRMNHGSSSPLYLELVETSLKGEITFDPCCAYYLWFVTDFCDGGDMNAYLLSRKPSRKTNTSFMLQLGSALAFLHRNQIIHRDLKPDNILISQACTPTGSCEPTLKVADFGLSKVCSTSGLNPEEPASVNKCFLSTACGTDFYMAPEVWEGHYTAKADIFALGVIIWAMVERITFVDVETQKELLGSYVQQGTEIVPLGEALLENPKMELLIPARKKSMNSHMKQLIREMLSANPQERPDAFELELRLVRIACRELDWDT